From the Theobroma cacao cultivar B97-61/B2 chromosome 2, Criollo_cocoa_genome_V2, whole genome shotgun sequence genome, one window contains:
- the LOC18608703 gene encoding GPI-anchored protein LORELEI: protein MALNQSFVCLIFFFLLSGFASSSIHISNGAIESHGSTGRYLLQAKKACSEDFEHKNYTIITSMCKGPEYPAKGCCQALKEFACPFADKLNDLSTDCASTMFSYINLYGKYPPGLFANMCREGKQGLQCSEPPTQKSGVVVTRPTLLMLTSGFLVLLFQLF from the exons aTGGCTTTAAATCAAAGCTTCGTGTgtcttattttcttcttccttctatCTGGATTTGCCTCTTCTTCCATCCACATTTCAA ATGGTGCCATTGAATCCCATGGAAGTACTGGACGTTACCTCCTTCAGGCCAAAAAGG CTTGCTCTGAAGACTTTGAGCACAAGAACTACACAATCATCACAAGCATGTGCAAAGGACCCGAGTACCCAGCCAAAGGCTGTTGTCAAGCTCTCAAGGAATTCGCTTGCCCTTTCGCGGATAAACTGAATGACCTCAGCACTGATTGTGCTTCAACCATGTTCAGCTACATAAATTTGTATGGAAAATACCCACCTGGCCTCTTTGCCAATATGTGCCGTGAGGGGAAACAAGGTCTCCAATGTTCTGAACCACCAACCCAAAAAAGTGGTGTGGTGGTCACTAGGCCTACATTGCTGATGCTCACATCTGGATTCCTAGTGTTGCTATTTCAGTTGTTCTGA
- the LOC18608702 gene encoding uncharacterized protein LOC18608702 isoform X1, translating to MKNPGKTQQKTMLSSNRVLTLTLEFSPSLKFSAKTHIEFRPRSLHGSIMNSASRSSPREAQVNDTACRDSITLEEWQGWACVSPVPAMVNEVIHDLKLLENNIDAHMVFGGNGGKLQGDFKIQEDKKHRAKYQALGDSDKKFQFFSARQIACRLLGSRGYLCQKCWLPMEDCMCSKVKPCSLWHGIKFWLYMHPKDFLRQNNTGKLLWQVFGVQAATLCLYGISEDEEIMWNAFKDAGKGKVWCLYPNQNIVPKSVQDAFSCQSSADLECTHSLTNRYRPLNFVLIDGTWSNSAAMFRRLKEQAKLLWGEEDLPCISLAAGASAMHKLRPQPSWDRTCTAAAAIGVLAELQLLPECSSYGLDKQVEAVEDALVVLLEALTARRLRMGRSITRKIRHSRDIC from the exons atgaaaaacccTGGGAAAACCCAGCAAAAAACCATGCTGAGTAGCAATAGGGTCTTGACACTCACATTAGAATTCTCCCCATCTCTCAAATTCTCAGCCAAAACCCACATAGAATTTCGACCCAGAAGCCTTCACGGCTCAATCATGAACTCTGCATCTCGTTCTTCTCCAAGAGAAGCTCAAGTAAATGATACTGCTTGCCGTGACAGCATCACATTGGAGGAGTGGCAAGGTTGGGCCTGTGTATCTCCAGTTCCGGCAATGGTAAACGAGGTTATTCATGATTTGAAGCTCTTGGAGAATAATATTGATGCCCACATGGTTTTTGGTGGAAATGGTGGCAAATTACAG ggagattttaaaattcagGAGGATAAGAAGCACAGAGCTAAATATCAGGCTTTGGGTGACTCAGACAAAAAGTTCCAGTTCTTTTCTGCTCGGCAAATAGCATGCCGGTTGCTTGGAAGCCGGGGCTACCTCTGCCAGAAG TGTTGGCTTCCAATGGAAGATTGTATGTGTTCAAAAGTCAAGCCTTGCTCACTGTGGCATGGCATAAAGTTTTGGTTGTATATGCACCCAAAG GATTTTCTACGGCAAAACAACACTGGGAAGTTGTTATGGCAAGTATTTGGTGTTCAAGCTGCAACGTTGTGTCTTTATGGAATTTCTGAAGACGAGGAAATCATGTGGAATGCATTTAAGGATGCAG GAAAAGGCAAGGTTTGGTGCCTTTATCCTAACCAGAATATAGTACCAAAGTCTGTTCAGGATGCCTTTAGCTGTCAATCTTCAGCAGATCTGGAATGTACACATTCATTG ACAAATAGATATAGACCTCTGAATTTTGTTCTGATTGATGGTACATGGAGCAATTCTGCAGCAATGTTCAGGCGTTTAAAG GAGCAAGCAAAGTTACTCTGGGGTGAGGAGGACCTCCCTTGCATATCTCTTGCTGCAGGTGCATCTGCAATGCATAAACTTCG ACCTCAACCATCATGGGACCGTACTTGTACAGCAGCGGCAGCTATTGGTGTTCTTGCTGAGCTGCAGCTTCTTCCAGAGTGTAGCTCCTATGGATTGGATAAACAGGTTGAAGCAGTGGAAGATGCTTTAGTTGTTCTGCTAGAAGCACTGACGGCTCGACGCCTTCGGATGGGCAGGTCCATCACTCGTAAAATAAGACACTCAAGGGACATTTGTTAA
- the LOC18608702 gene encoding uncharacterized protein LOC18608702 isoform X2: MKNPGKTQQKTMLSSNRVLTLTLEFSPSLKFSAKTHIEFRPRSLHGSIMNSASRSSPREAQVNDTACRDSITLEEWQGWACVSPVPAMVNEVIHDLKLLENNIDAHMVFGGNGGKLQGDFKIQEDKKHRAKYQALGDSDKKFQFFSARQIACRLLGSRGYLCQKCWLPMEDCMCSKVKPCSLWHGIKFWLYMHPKDFLRQNNTGKLLWQVFGVQAATLCLYGISEDEEIMWNAFKDAGKGKVWCLYPNQNIVPKSVQDAFSCQSSADLECTHSLTNRYRPLNFVLIDGTWSNSAAMFRRLKEQAKLLWGEEDLPCISLAAGASAMHKLR; encoded by the exons atgaaaaacccTGGGAAAACCCAGCAAAAAACCATGCTGAGTAGCAATAGGGTCTTGACACTCACATTAGAATTCTCCCCATCTCTCAAATTCTCAGCCAAAACCCACATAGAATTTCGACCCAGAAGCCTTCACGGCTCAATCATGAACTCTGCATCTCGTTCTTCTCCAAGAGAAGCTCAAGTAAATGATACTGCTTGCCGTGACAGCATCACATTGGAGGAGTGGCAAGGTTGGGCCTGTGTATCTCCAGTTCCGGCAATGGTAAACGAGGTTATTCATGATTTGAAGCTCTTGGAGAATAATATTGATGCCCACATGGTTTTTGGTGGAAATGGTGGCAAATTACAG ggagattttaaaattcagGAGGATAAGAAGCACAGAGCTAAATATCAGGCTTTGGGTGACTCAGACAAAAAGTTCCAGTTCTTTTCTGCTCGGCAAATAGCATGCCGGTTGCTTGGAAGCCGGGGCTACCTCTGCCAGAAG TGTTGGCTTCCAATGGAAGATTGTATGTGTTCAAAAGTCAAGCCTTGCTCACTGTGGCATGGCATAAAGTTTTGGTTGTATATGCACCCAAAG GATTTTCTACGGCAAAACAACACTGGGAAGTTGTTATGGCAAGTATTTGGTGTTCAAGCTGCAACGTTGTGTCTTTATGGAATTTCTGAAGACGAGGAAATCATGTGGAATGCATTTAAGGATGCAG GAAAAGGCAAGGTTTGGTGCCTTTATCCTAACCAGAATATAGTACCAAAGTCTGTTCAGGATGCCTTTAGCTGTCAATCTTCAGCAGATCTGGAATGTACACATTCATTG ACAAATAGATATAGACCTCTGAATTTTGTTCTGATTGATGGTACATGGAGCAATTCTGCAGCAATGTTCAGGCGTTTAAAG GAGCAAGCAAAGTTACTCTGGGGTGAGGAGGACCTCCCTTGCATATCTCTTGCTGCAGGTGCATCTGCAATGCATAAACTTCG TTGA
- the LOC18608704 gene encoding uncharacterized protein LOC18608704 encodes MKKSGLFAASVAAASATAISASSSPSSPNFACNSNFQFSSEDKKEHESSAIKKSPSKDKFAPRFDGLRFIETLITAHR; translated from the exons ATGAAGAAATCCGGGCTCTTCGCTGCTTCGGTCGCTGCCGCATCTGCTACTGCCATCTCTGCTTcctcttctccttcttcccCCAATTTTGCTTGTAACTCCAATTTTCAGTTTTCTAGCGAG GATAAGAAAGAACATGAAAGTTCTGCGATCAAGAAATCACCTTCAAAGGATAAATTTGCACCAAGGTTTGATGGTTTAAGGTTCATTGAGACTTTGATCACTGCTCACAGGTGA
- the LOC18608702 gene encoding uncharacterized protein LOC18608702 isoform X3, translating to MKNPGKTQQKTMLSSNRVLTLTLEFSPSLKFSAKTHIEFRPRSLHGSIMNSASRSSPREAQVNDTACRDSITLEEWQGWACVSPVPAMVNEVIHDLKLLENNIDAHMVFGGNGGKLQGDFKIQEDKKHRAKYQALGDSDKKFQFFSARQIACRLLGSRGYLCQKCWLPMEDCMCSKVKPCSLWHGIKFWLYMHPKDFLRQNNTGKLLWQVFGVQAATLCLYGISEDEEIMWNAFKDAGKGKVWCLYPNQNIVPKSVQDAFSCQSSADLECTHSLTNRYRPLNFVLIDGTWSNSAAMFRRLKEQAKLLWGEEDLPCISLAAGASAMHKLR from the exons atgaaaaacccTGGGAAAACCCAGCAAAAAACCATGCTGAGTAGCAATAGGGTCTTGACACTCACATTAGAATTCTCCCCATCTCTCAAATTCTCAGCCAAAACCCACATAGAATTTCGACCCAGAAGCCTTCACGGCTCAATCATGAACTCTGCATCTCGTTCTTCTCCAAGAGAAGCTCAAGTAAATGATACTGCTTGCCGTGACAGCATCACATTGGAGGAGTGGCAAGGTTGGGCCTGTGTATCTCCAGTTCCGGCAATGGTAAACGAGGTTATTCATGATTTGAAGCTCTTGGAGAATAATATTGATGCCCACATGGTTTTTGGTGGAAATGGTGGCAAATTACAG ggagattttaaaattcagGAGGATAAGAAGCACAGAGCTAAATATCAGGCTTTGGGTGACTCAGACAAAAAGTTCCAGTTCTTTTCTGCTCGGCAAATAGCATGCCGGTTGCTTGGAAGCCGGGGCTACCTCTGCCAGAAG TGTTGGCTTCCAATGGAAGATTGTATGTGTTCAAAAGTCAAGCCTTGCTCACTGTGGCATGGCATAAAGTTTTGGTTGTATATGCACCCAAAG GATTTTCTACGGCAAAACAACACTGGGAAGTTGTTATGGCAAGTATTTGGTGTTCAAGCTGCAACGTTGTGTCTTTATGGAATTTCTGAAGACGAGGAAATCATGTGGAATGCATTTAAGGATGCAG GAAAAGGCAAGGTTTGGTGCCTTTATCCTAACCAGAATATAGTACCAAAGTCTGTTCAGGATGCCTTTAGCTGTCAATCTTCAGCAGATCTGGAATGTACACATTCATTG ACAAATAGATATAGACCTCTGAATTTTGTTCTGATTGATGGTACATGGAGCAATTCTGCAGCAATGTTCAGGCGTTTAAAG GAGCAAGCAAAGTTACTCTGGGGTGAGGAGGACCTCCCTTGCATATCTCTTGCTGCAGGTGCATCTGCAATGCATAAACTTCGGTAA
- the LOC18608701 gene encoding thioredoxin-1, protein MASVTKSMAALSSPSSSRYATSVSGPAMMTLLPAVSLSSRRGLPECKGLKIQSYSKLSFASYNSRYPGVSKRRAAVVCEAQETALDIPAVTDRTWQSLVLKADGPVLVEFWAPWCGPCRMIHPVIGELAQQYAGKLKCFQLNTDDSPSIATQYGIRSIPTIMIFINGEKKDAVIGAVPKTTLSASIEKFL, encoded by the exons ATGGCGTCAGTAACAAAGTCGATGGCCGCCCTCTCTTCCCCTTCTTCTTCACGCTATGCAACCTCCGTCTCTGGGCCTGCAATGATGACTTTATTGCCGGCGGTTTCTCTTTCTAGTCGCCGAGGTTTGCCTGAATGTAAAGGGTTGAAGATCCAATCTTATTCAAAGCTTTCTTTCGCATCGTACAATTCGAGATATCCTGGGGTTTCCAAGCGCCGAGCGGCCGTTGTTTGCGAAGCTCAAGAAACTGCTCTTGATA TTCCAGCTGTGACTGATAGAACATGGCAATCACTTGTACTCAAGGCTGATGGGCCTGTATTAGTTGAGTTCTGGGCTCCTTGGTGTGGGCCATGCCGTATGATCCATCCGGTAATAGGTGAACTAGCACAGCAATATGCTGGAAAACTCAAGTGCTTTCAATTGAATACTGATGATAGTCCTTCAATTGCTACCCAATATGGAATCAGAAGCATCCCAACAATCATGATCTTTATCAATGGTGAGAAGAAAGATGCAGTTATTGGTGCTGTACCCAAAACTACACTGTCAGCAAGCATAGAGAAATTCTTGTAG